The Desulfobaccales bacterium genome segment CCCCATCCCCTCTTCACTCTCCAAGGCAAAAACCTGGTCTATCGCGCCACCCTCTCCTTTGTGGCCGCGGCCCTGGGCACTCAGATCACCGTCCCCACCCTGGAGGGCGAGGCCACTGTGGCCATCCCCCCAGGCACCCAGAACGGCGCGGTCTTCACCCTGCCCGGCCAGGGCCTGCCGGAGGTGCGCAACCACCATCGGGGGGACCTGTTGGTGGAGGTCCATCTCAAAACCCCCACGCACCTTACCCCCCGCCAGGCGGAGCTCCTGCAGGAATTTCTGCGCCTGCAAGAGGAAAGTCCCCCCCGGGACAAACCGGCCCGCAACCGCCGGGGCGCCTGAGCCCGCGCGTCGGAGCATTGCTCTCCCCCACCCGGGCAGCCGTGAGCCCGATGGCGGCAATCTAGGCCCGTTCCAAAGCCGAGAATTTGAGTAGTGCCGCTTCTATCTCCCTTTTCTTTGACCCTGGTAAAGGAGGATTTTTTAGAAAAGAACATAAACCTTGACTTTCCACGAATTTTCCGCGCTCCTCACCTGCCGCTCCGAGAAATCCGTCCGGGCGGCCCGCATTTCCCTCCTTCAGCACCCAGTGGGCTTTCTGCACCCTTGGCCCTACTCGGCGCAGACGCTGACCAGGCCTCCGACATAATCCCGACCGGGGTTTCGACCGCGGTCTCCTCCCTTGCCCCTCCTTTGCCTTTCCCCCGCCGTAGGTTCCGGCTATCAGCCGAACTGGAGCTGGGATTGCTCCAGGGCCCGGATGCGGTCCCTGAGGGCCGCGGCCCGCTCAAACTCCAGGCGTTTGGCCGCCTTCTGCATTTCCTTTTTCAGGCGGGCGATCTGGGCCGGGGCGTCCTCCACCAGGTAGGGGGCCTGCTCCTCCGCCGCCAGGGGCACGGTGACGTAGTCCGCCTCATAGACGCTGGCCAGAACATCCTTGATGGAGCTCCTGATGGTCTCCGGGGTGATGCCGTGCTCCCGGTTGAAGGCCTCCTGGAGGCGCCGGCGGCGGTTGGTCTCGTCCATGGCCGCCTGCATGGCCGGGGTAATGGTGTCGGCGTAGAAGATCACCTCGCCGTGGACGTTTCTGGCCGCCCGGCCGATGGTCTGGATGAGGCTGCGCTCGCTCCGCAGAAACCCCTCCTTGTCGGCATCTAGGATGGCCACCAGCGAGACCTCGGGGAGATCCAGCCCCTCCCTGAGCAGGTTGATGCCCACCAGCACGTCGAAGACCCCGAGCCTGAGATCCCGGATGATCTCCATGCGCTCCAGGGTGGTGATATCCGAGTGCAGGTAGCGGACCTTCAGCCCCAGCTCGGCGAAGTGCTCGGTCAGGTCCTCGGCCATGCGCTTGGTGAGGGTGGTGATGAGCACCCGCTCGTTTCTAGCCACCCGCTTTTTCACTTCAAAGTAAAGGTCATCCACCTGGCCGCTGGCGGGCTTAACGGTTATTTTGGGGTCCATGAGGCCGGTGGGCCGGACGATCTGCTCCACCACCCGGCCTTGGGCCTTCTCCAGCTCATAGGGCCCGGGGGTGGCGGAGACATAGATCACCTGGGACACCCGGGCCTCGAACTCCTCGAAGGTCAGAGGCCGGTTGTCCAGGGCCGAGGGCAGCCGGAAGCCGTACTCCACCAGGGTCTCTTTGCGGGAACGGTCCCCCCGGTACATCCCCTGAAGCTGGGGAATGCTGATGTGGCTTTCGTCAATGACCACCAGGGATTTCCGGGGCAGATAATCCAAAAGCGTGGGGGGCGGCTCCCCCGGGGCCCGGCCAGTGAGGTGGCGGGAGTAGTTCTCGATGCCGTGGCAGAAGCCCAGCTCCCGCATCATCTCCAGGTCGTAGCGGGTGCGCTCGGCGAGGCGCTGCGCCTCCAGGAGCTTGCCCTGGGCCTCGAACCAGGCCACCCGCTCTTTCAGCTCCGCCTCGATGGCCTCCAGGGCGCGCTGGCGCACGTCATCGGGGGTCACATAGTGGCTGGCAGGGTAGATGGTCACCCGGGGCAGGCTGCGCCGCACCTTGCCCCTTAAGGGGTCGATCTCCTTGATGGCCTCCACCTGATCGCCAAAAAACTCAA includes the following:
- the uvrB gene encoding excinuclease ABC subunit UvrB: MPDRFRLSTTFTPAGDQPRAIRELAAGVRAGYPHQVLLGVTGSGKTFTIANVIAEINLPTLVLAPNKTLAAQLYGEFKEFFPDNAVEYFVSYYDYYQPEAYIPAADLYIEKDASINEAIDRLRHSATRSLLERQDVIIVASVSCIYGLGSPEAYHGMLLYLEEGMDKPRKEVLRKLVDILYERNDVDFHRGTFRVRGDRVEVFPAYEEDLAIRIEFFGDQVEAIKEIDPLRGKVRRSLPRVTIYPASHYVTPDDVRQRALEAIEAELKERVAWFEAQGKLLEAQRLAERTRYDLEMMRELGFCHGIENYSRHLTGRAPGEPPPTLLDYLPRKSLVVIDESHISIPQLQGMYRGDRSRKETLVEYGFRLPSALDNRPLTFEEFEARVSQVIYVSATPGPYELEKAQGRVVEQIVRPTGLMDPKITVKPASGQVDDLYFEVKKRVARNERVLITTLTKRMAEDLTEHFAELGLKVRYLHSDITTLERMEIIRDLRLGVFDVLVGINLLREGLDLPEVSLVAILDADKEGFLRSERSLIQTIGRAARNVHGEVIFYADTITPAMQAAMDETNRRRRLQEAFNREHGITPETIRSSIKDVLASVYEADYVTVPLAAEEQAPYLVEDAPAQIARLKKEMQKAAKRLEFERAAALRDRIRALEQSQLQFG